In Gemmatimonadetes bacterium T265, one DNA window encodes the following:
- the dctA gene encoding C4-dicarboxylate transport protein, which yields MLPRSPTIRVLFAITAGALLGALAPAAGVATKPLADAFVALVKLVVGPVVFCTIVLGIAGMRDLRTAGRVGGKAILYFEVMTTFALALGLLVVNLTRPGAGLDATALAKGDVSKYAQAAREGGVVDLLVHAVPSSAVDAFARGDVIQIVVVAVLTGVALAGMGDRGRPLTAGLGRVQELVFRVVSMVMAVAPVGAFAAMAYTVGSFGVRTLLPLGRLMLDVYATMALFVFGVLGLVARRWGFRITTLLRHIRGEIALVIGTSSSEAALPRLMTRLEEFGCAPQVVGLVVPAGYSFNLDGTSIYLSMAVLFIAQVFRVDLSFARQLEVLGLLMLTSKGAAGVTGSGFVVLASTLAATRAVPVEGLALVLGVDRFMSEARAVVNLIGNAVATVVVAKSEGAFAEADAPSRRSGGPDLWAA from the coding sequence ATGCTGCCGCGTAGCCCGACCATCCGCGTCCTCTTCGCGATCACCGCGGGCGCGCTCCTCGGCGCCCTCGCCCCCGCCGCAGGCGTCGCGACGAAGCCGCTCGCCGACGCCTTCGTCGCGCTCGTCAAGCTCGTCGTCGGGCCAGTCGTGTTCTGCACCATCGTGCTCGGCATCGCTGGCATGCGCGACCTCCGCACGGCCGGCCGCGTCGGCGGCAAGGCGATCCTCTACTTCGAGGTGATGACCACCTTCGCGCTCGCGCTCGGGCTCCTCGTCGTCAACCTGACGCGCCCGGGCGCAGGGCTCGACGCGACGGCCCTCGCCAAGGGCGATGTGTCGAAGTACGCCCAGGCCGCCCGCGAAGGCGGCGTGGTCGACCTCCTCGTCCACGCGGTGCCGTCGAGCGCGGTAGACGCCTTCGCCCGCGGCGACGTGATCCAGATCGTCGTCGTCGCAGTGCTCACCGGCGTTGCCCTCGCCGGGATGGGCGACCGCGGCCGCCCACTCACCGCCGGGCTCGGCCGCGTCCAGGAACTCGTCTTCCGCGTTGTCAGCATGGTGATGGCCGTCGCCCCCGTCGGCGCGTTCGCGGCGATGGCCTACACCGTCGGCAGCTTCGGCGTCCGCACGCTCCTGCCGCTGGGCCGCCTGATGCTCGATGTCTACGCGACGATGGCGCTCTTCGTCTTCGGCGTACTCGGTCTCGTTGCGCGCCGGTGGGGGTTCCGCATCACGACACTCCTGCGCCACATCCGCGGCGAAATCGCCCTCGTCATCGGTACGTCGTCGAGCGAGGCCGCACTCCCCCGCCTCATGACGCGGCTGGAGGAGTTCGGCTGCGCGCCGCAGGTCGTCGGCCTCGTCGTACCCGCGGGCTACTCGTTCAACCTCGACGGCACGAGCATCTACCTGTCGATGGCGGTGCTCTTCATCGCCCAAGTGTTCCGCGTCGACCTCTCGTTCGCCCGCCAGCTCGAAGTGCTCGGCCTGCTCATGCTGACGAGCAAGGGGGCGGCCGGGGTGACCGGGAGCGGGTTCGTCGTCCTCGCGAGCACGCTCGCCGCGACGCGCGCGGTCCCGGTCGAGGGGCTCGCGTTGGTGCTCGGCGTCGACCGGTTCATGAGCGAGGCGCGGGCCGTGGTGAACCTGATCGGCAACGCGGTCGCGACGGTGGTAGTGGCAAAGAGCGAGGGGGCGTTCGCCGAAGCGGACGCCCCCTCGCGACGGTCGGGCGGCCCCGACTTGTGGGCCGCCTGA
- a CDS encoding dipeptidase, translating into MRPLLAAALLAVSTTAAPAVAQPAGAAAAALAERVLRDHPLVDGHNDLPWAIREHNARPLDIVAYDLRSRTPGATDLARLKAGHVGAQFWSVYIPGEPDDPAYASNGTVTGTPGYARVQLEQIDVARRVIARYPDRLAFATRAADVAPAFAAGKVASFLGMEGGHAIENSLGALRTYYDQGVRYMTLTHNVTLDWADAALDAPRHGGLTRFGEEVVREMNRLGMLVDLSHVSDGTMSAALRVSEAPVIFSHSSARALCNHRRNVPDSILAKLPHNGGVVMVTFVNSFVSQAVKDRDDARAAERARLRARGGSTDAVRAGLAAWDAAHPAVHATVAQVADHVEHVRRVAGVDHVGIGGDFDGTTPADLPTGLEDVSKYPALFTELARRGWTEDDLAKLAGGNVLRVLGDAERVAARLQRERPASTATIQQLDGGARP; encoded by the coding sequence ATGCGCCCCCTCCTCGCCGCCGCGCTCCTCGCCGTGTCCACGACCGCCGCCCCCGCGGTCGCCCAACCCGCCGGCGCCGCCGCGGCCGCCCTCGCCGAACGCGTCCTCCGCGACCACCCCCTCGTCGACGGCCACAACGACCTCCCCTGGGCCATCCGCGAACACAACGCGCGCCCCCTGGACATCGTCGCCTACGACCTCCGCTCCCGCACGCCCGGCGCGACCGACCTCGCGCGGCTCAAGGCAGGGCACGTCGGCGCGCAGTTCTGGAGCGTCTACATCCCGGGCGAGCCCGACGACCCCGCCTATGCGTCCAACGGCACCGTGACCGGCACGCCCGGCTACGCCCGCGTCCAGCTCGAGCAGATCGACGTCGCCCGGCGCGTCATCGCCCGCTACCCGGACCGCCTCGCCTTCGCCACGCGCGCCGCCGACGTCGCGCCCGCCTTCGCGGCCGGCAAGGTCGCCTCGTTCCTCGGCATGGAGGGCGGGCACGCGATCGAGAACTCGCTCGGCGCCCTGCGCACGTACTACGACCAGGGCGTGCGCTACATGACGCTCACCCACAACGTCACGCTCGACTGGGCCGACGCCGCCCTCGACGCGCCCAGGCACGGCGGCCTGACGCGCTTCGGCGAGGAGGTCGTGCGCGAGATGAACCGGCTCGGCATGCTCGTCGACCTCTCGCACGTGAGCGACGGCACGATGAGCGCCGCGCTCCGCGTGAGCGAGGCGCCGGTGATCTTCTCGCACTCCTCGGCTCGCGCCCTCTGCAACCACCGGCGCAACGTCCCCGACTCGATCCTCGCCAAGCTCCCGCACAACGGCGGCGTGGTGATGGTCACCTTCGTCAACAGCTTCGTGTCGCAGGCGGTCAAGGACCGCGACGACGCGCGCGCCGCCGAACGGGCGCGGCTGCGCGCGCGCGGCGGCTCGACCGACGCCGTGCGCGCCGGCCTGGCCGCGTGGGACGCCGCGCACCCGGCCGTGCACGCGACCGTGGCGCAGGTCGCCGACCACGTCGAGCACGTGCGCCGCGTGGCCGGCGTCGACCACGTCGGCATCGGCGGCGACTTCGACGGCACCACCCCGGCCGACCTGCCGACGGGGCTGGAGGATGTGTCCAAGTACCCGGCGCTCTTCACGGAGCTCGCGCGGCGGGGCTGGACGGAGGACGACCTCGCCAAGCTCGCGGGCGGGAACGTGCTGCGCGTGTTAGGCGACGCGGAGCGCGTCGCGGCCCGGCTGCAGCGCGAGCGGCCGGCGAGCACCGCGACCATCCAGCAGCTCGACGGCGGCGCGCGGCCGTAG
- a CDS encoding DNA-binding response regulator: MTAPPIRVLVCDDHAVVREGIRHVLAGEPGFEVVAEAANGEQALTLAAAHRPDVVVLDVTMPGESGLRVAPKLRAAVPGTRVLILSMHDNAEYVREGVRAGASGYLLKDSAAAELRLAVRAVHAGGTYFSTPAALGLSGMSAPPAGGAERADGADGAGDAPHATGAPPLGVLTARERDVLDGIARGATNKEIAAELGISHRTVETHRESLMRKLGIRTVAGLTRYVLDAGGAVRRDA, from the coding sequence GTGACCGCACCGCCGATCCGCGTCCTCGTCTGCGACGACCACGCCGTCGTGCGCGAGGGCATCCGCCACGTGCTCGCGGGCGAGCCGGGATTCGAGGTCGTGGCCGAGGCGGCGAACGGGGAGCAGGCCCTGACGCTCGCGGCCGCGCACCGACCCGACGTCGTGGTGCTCGACGTGACGATGCCCGGGGAGAGCGGGCTCCGGGTCGCGCCCAAGCTCCGCGCCGCGGTGCCCGGAACGCGCGTGCTCATTCTCTCGATGCACGACAACGCGGAGTACGTGCGCGAGGGGGTGCGCGCGGGGGCAAGCGGGTACCTGCTGAAGGATTCCGCGGCCGCCGAGCTGCGCCTCGCGGTGCGTGCGGTGCACGCCGGCGGGACGTACTTCAGCACCCCCGCCGCGCTCGGCCTCAGCGGCATGTCCGCACCCCCGGCTGGCGGCGCCGAGCGCGCGGACGGAGCGGACGGCGCGGGCGACGCGCCGCACGCGACGGGCGCCCCGCCGCTCGGCGTGCTCACCGCGCGCGAGCGCGACGTGCTCGACGGGATCGCCCGCGGCGCGACGAACAAGGAGATCGCCGCCGAACTCGGCATCAGCCACCGCACCGTCGAGACGCACCGCGAGAGCCTGATGCGAAAGCTGGGGATCCGCACCGTGGCGGGGCTCACGCGCTACGTGCTGGACGCGGGCGGCGCGGTGCGCCGTGATGCGTAA
- the hly3 gene encoding hemolysin III — protein sequence MLVRGRPQSPPEELVNGLTHGLGLAAAAVAGPLVVGATVRRGADGWHVAGATVFAATLVTMYLTSTLYHLCPGAPADPSAPHDGRRARRKERLRTLDHAAIYLLIAGTYTPFLLGALRGAWGWSLFAAEWALAAVGIVAKLRWGFRWPRLSTWMYVGMGWLALVALKPLLERVSPAGVGWLVAGGVCYTAGVAFYATDWRVRYGHAVWHLFVAGGSACHVWAVLRHG from the coding sequence ATGCTCGTCCGGGGTCGCCCACAATCGCCGCCCGAGGAACTCGTCAACGGCCTAACGCACGGACTTGGCCTCGCCGCGGCCGCGGTCGCGGGCCCACTCGTCGTCGGCGCGACCGTGCGGCGCGGCGCGGACGGCTGGCACGTCGCGGGTGCGACGGTGTTTGCGGCGACGCTCGTGACCATGTACCTGACCTCCACGCTCTACCACCTCTGCCCCGGCGCGCCCGCCGACCCGTCGGCGCCGCACGACGGCCGGCGGGCGCGGCGCAAAGAGCGGCTCCGCACGCTGGACCACGCGGCGATCTACCTGCTGATCGCCGGGACGTACACGCCGTTCTTGTTAGGCGCGCTGCGCGGGGCGTGGGGGTGGAGCCTGTTCGCGGCCGAGTGGGCACTCGCGGCGGTCGGGATCGTGGCGAAGCTGCGCTGGGGGTTCCGGTGGCCGCGGCTGTCGACGTGGATGTACGTCGGGATGGGATGGCTGGCGCTCGTGGCGCTCAAGCCGCTGCTCGAGCGGGTGTCGCCGGCAGGGGTGGGGTGGCTGGTCGCGGGCGGGGTGTGCTACACGGCCGGCGTGGCCTTTTACGCGACGGACTGGCGGGTGCGGTACGGGCACGCGGTCTGGCATCTGTTCGTGGCGGGCGGCAGCGCGTGCCACGTCTGGGCGGTGCTGCGCCACGGGTAG
- a CDS encoding oxidoreductase gives MTTTTTPAAASGTFSIGGDLPVHRLGFGAMRVTGRGIWGPPADHDESVRVLRRAVDLGVTFIDTADSYGPNVSEELIAEALHPYPDGLVVATKGGLTRPGPDRWTPNGRPEYLRAQCEGSLKRLKLDRIDLWQLHRIDPAVPADEQFGLLADLVREGKVRHVGLSEVSVDDVEAARRVVPIASVQNCYNIADRAAEPLLEYCEREQIGFIPWSPLVAGRLAARGGALADAARRHDATPGQVALAWLLARSPVMLPIPGTSRVTHLEENVAAAALQLTPDEVARIGGEAGGEAGAGSGAAAQGGAA, from the coding sequence ATGACGACCACGACCACCCCCGCCGCCGCGAGCGGCACCTTCTCGATCGGCGGCGACCTCCCCGTCCACCGCCTCGGCTTCGGCGCGATGCGCGTCACCGGCCGCGGCATCTGGGGCCCGCCGGCCGACCACGACGAGTCCGTCCGCGTCCTCCGCCGCGCCGTCGACCTCGGCGTCACCTTCATCGACACCGCGGACTCCTACGGCCCGAACGTGAGCGAGGAGCTGATCGCCGAGGCGCTCCACCCCTACCCCGACGGACTCGTGGTCGCGACCAAGGGGGGCCTTACGCGCCCGGGCCCCGACCGCTGGACGCCTAACGGACGCCCGGAGTACCTGCGCGCGCAGTGCGAGGGCTCCCTGAAGCGCCTCAAGCTCGACCGCATCGACCTCTGGCAGCTGCACCGCATCGACCCCGCGGTCCCGGCCGACGAGCAGTTCGGCCTTCTGGCGGACCTCGTGCGCGAGGGCAAGGTGCGGCACGTCGGGCTGAGCGAGGTCTCGGTCGACGACGTCGAGGCGGCGCGCCGCGTCGTCCCGATCGCCTCCGTGCAGAACTGCTACAACATCGCCGACCGCGCCGCCGAGCCGCTGCTCGAGTACTGCGAACGGGAGCAGATCGGCTTCATTCCCTGGTCCCCGCTCGTCGCGGGGCGGCTGGCCGCGCGGGGCGGCGCGCTCGCCGACGCGGCCCGCCGGCACGACGCGACGCCGGGCCAGGTCGCGCTCGCGTGGCTCCTCGCCCGCTCGCCGGTGATGCTGCCCATCCCCGGCACGTCGCGCGTGACGCACCTGGAAGAGAACGTGGCCGCGGCCGCCCTGCAGCTGACGCCGGACGAAGTCGCCCGCATCGGCGGCGAAGCGGGCGGCGAAGCCGGCGCCGGGTCCGGCGCCGCCGCGCAAGGCGGGGCCGCGTGA
- a CDS encoding lipase yields MPIRLRPTAPVLSLAAALAFAAGCGGSDATAPTTSPSGGAATFTYTRPPDPSPSLAGRGGVGAVTAALPLPRAAIATLLSADGASGAFAARYDVQPYSVTYQTVGVDGALVTATGALYLPANQPAGTTFPVLVYQHGTVTDRNAVPSRLAVGGEGELIGAAYAADGFAVVLPDYLGYGGSTAPFHPYLHAATEASAAVDLLLAAKSAALTLGTPLDAGQVFVTGYSQGGHAAAALQRALERDYAATFTVRASAPMSGPYDLSGTGARLLTTNPSYEPSVVYGALLGAAMTRTYGLTAQLSGVFVPPADAAAGALITGSVSSAQLAALPAQVRAEFQPALLTALAADSAHPFWRALRDNDLLDWAPRAPTRLYYGGADRDVDPSNAPTAVARLRAAGAANVAAVNVGASLDHGGAVVPAVIAGRLFFDSVRAGLVH; encoded by the coding sequence ATGCCGATCCGCCTCCGTCCGACCGCACCCGTCCTCTCCCTGGCCGCCGCCCTCGCGTTCGCCGCCGGATGCGGCGGCAGCGACGCGACCGCCCCGACGACGTCCCCGTCCGGGGGCGCCGCGACGTTCACTTACACCCGCCCGCCCGACCCCTCGCCGTCGCTCGCCGGGCGCGGCGGCGTCGGGGCGGTCACCGCGGCGTTGCCACTGCCGCGCGCGGCCATCGCGACGCTGCTAAGCGCCGACGGGGCGAGCGGCGCGTTCGCGGCCCGCTACGACGTGCAGCCGTACAGCGTGACGTACCAGACGGTCGGCGTCGACGGCGCGCTCGTGACCGCCACGGGCGCGCTCTACCTGCCCGCGAACCAGCCCGCGGGCACGACGTTCCCGGTGCTCGTCTACCAGCACGGCACCGTGACCGACCGCAACGCCGTCCCATCGCGGCTCGCCGTCGGCGGCGAGGGAGAGCTGATCGGCGCCGCCTACGCCGCCGACGGCTTCGCGGTCGTGCTCCCCGACTACCTGGGTTACGGCGGGAGCACGGCGCCCTTCCATCCCTACCTCCACGCCGCCACCGAGGCGAGCGCGGCGGTCGACCTGCTGCTCGCCGCGAAGTCGGCCGCGCTCACCCTCGGCACCCCGCTCGACGCGGGGCAGGTCTTCGTCACCGGCTACTCCCAGGGTGGGCACGCCGCCGCGGCACTTCAGCGCGCCCTCGAGCGCGACTACGCCGCGACGTTCACCGTTCGTGCGTCGGCGCCGATGTCGGGCCCGTACGACCTGAGCGGGACCGGCGCGCGCCTGCTCACGACCAACCCGAGCTACGAGCCGAGTGTGGTGTACGGGGCGCTGTTGGGGGCGGCGATGACGCGGACGTACGGGCTGACCGCGCAGTTGAGCGGCGTGTTCGTGCCCCCGGCCGACGCGGCCGCGGGCGCGCTCATCACGGGCAGTGTGAGTTCCGCCCAGCTCGCCGCGCTGCCGGCGCAGGTGCGCGCGGAGTTCCAGCCCGCGCTGCTCACCGCGCTCGCCGCCGACAGCGCGCACCCGTTCTGGCGCGCGCTGCGCGACAACGACCTGCTCGACTGGGCCCCGCGCGCGCCGACGCGGCTCTACTACGGCGGCGCGGACCGCGACGTCGACCCGTCGAACGCGCCCACCGCCGTCGCGCGCCTGCGGGCCGCGGGCGCGGCCAACGTCGCCGCCGTGAACGTGGGCGCGTCGCTCGATCACGGCGGGGCGGTGGTGCCCGCGGTGATCGCCGGGCGGCTGTTCTTCGACAGCGTGCGCGCGGGGCTCGTGCACTGA